ACCCGGAAAACGAACCCATGATCATTGGGCGGAACTTTCTGGTCAAGATCAATGCCAACATCGGCAATAGCGCCGTGGCCTCCACCATCGATGACGAGGTCGAAAAACTCCGCTGGGCCACCAAGTGGGGAGCGGACACCGTAATGGATCTATCCACGGGCAAGAATATCCACGCCACCCGCGAATGGATCTTGCGCAATAGCCCTGTCCCCATCGGCACGGTGCCCATTTACCAAGCGCTGGAAAAGGTCAACGGTCGCATCGAGGACCTCACTTGGGAACTCTTCCGGGATACGCTCATTGAGCAAGCCGAACAGGGCGTGGACTACTTCACCATTCACGCTGGGGTGCTCTTGCGCTTTGTCCCCCACACCGCCAAGCGCATGACGGGCATCGTGAGCCGCGGCGGTTCCATTCTGGCCAAGTGGTGCATCCATCACAAAAAAGAAAACTTCCTCTACACCCACTGGGACGAAATCTGTGACATCTGCGCGGCCTATGACGTCAGCTTTTCGATCGGAGATGGACTTCGTCCAGGCTCCATCGCCGATGCCAATGACTACGCCCAGTTGGCAGAACTCGAGGTCCAGGGAGAACTCACCAAACGAGCCTGGGCCAAGGGCTGCCAAGTCATGAACGAAGGCCCCGGCCACGTTCCTCTGCACCTCATTCAGGAGAACATGCAGAAGCAGATCGAGTGGTGCCACGAAGCTCCCTTTTACACCCTCGGACCCCTCACTACCGACATCGCCCCCGGCTACGATCACATCACCAGTGGCATCGGTGCGGCCAACATCGGTTGGTATGGCTGTGCCATGCTATGCTATGTGACACCGAAAGAACACCTGGGTTTGCCTAATCGCGATGACGTCCGGGAAGGAGTTATCACCTACAAAGTGGCTGCCCACGCGGCCGACCTCGCCAAAGGTCACCCCGCAGCCCAAGAGCGGGACAATGCCATCAGCAAGGCGCGTTTTGAGTTTCGTTGGCGCGATCAGTTTGCGCTGGGACTCGATCCTGCGCGAGCCATCGATTACCACGACGAAACCCTCCCCGCCGAGGGCGCCAAAACCGCTCACTTTTGCAGCATGTGCGGCCCCACCTTTTGCTCCATGAAAATCACGGGAGATGTCCGAAAATACGCCGAGGAAAACGGCTACTTGGACGGCTCCCAGAACGAGCGGAAAAAGAAAAAAGAACCTTCAGTCGTGAGCTAAAGGAAGCCCTCCAGGAAGCTTCTTCGCCTTATACCAAGCTGCAGAATTGGCTGGTAGAATGGCCGAGTGGATTTCGGGCCAGACCAAGGCGCGACGAGGGCGCGGTGCAAGCACCGTAACCGAGGAGCAACGCAGGGCTGGCTCGAAAGACTCCGGCCCTTCCTTCCCCGCGCTTCAGCGCCTCTTCCCCACAACACCTTCCCTCCATTCTACCAGTGAATTCTGGAGCTTGGTATTAGACATGCCCTCCATGCCAGGCGAGCTTGATCCGCAAGGTCTCGAAAAAGCTGTAGTCCGTCGGAAAAACCAGGGGGACGGAGTGCTTCGAACGAGAAATCTCAATTCTCCCCCCTTTCGGGACCACCTCGGAGATTTGTCCATCGATGGTCACCACGGCCTGGATGGGGTAAGCAGGGTTGGCCATCATGGGTTCCACCGTGACCCGGCTCTCCGCCGCCACCACCACCGATCGGTTGGTCAAGGTGTGCGGACAGATTGGCGATAGCACGAGGGAATGCGCCCCCGGATGCACTACCGGGCCCGTGGCTGACATGGAGTAGGCGGTCGACCCAGTCGGAGTGGCTACAATGAGCCCGTCGGCATTGTAAACGCTCATGAGACTGTCATCCACCGAGGTCTTCAGCCGCACCATGCGAGCGATGTTATCCGATTTGATCGTGACTTCATTCAAAACGTGATAAGACCTCTTTTGTTGTTCACCGACAAACACTTCCACATTGAGCGCCATGCGGTCGGTGACTTGGTAGTGGCCCTCCAAAATCTCGTCGATCACGCCTTCCAGATCTTGCGTCGTGGCATAGGTCAAAAAGCCGAGGTGACCCACGTTGAGGCCCAGAATGGGGCAGGGACAGACGGGTTGCCCGATTGATCGGACCGCCTCGAGGATGGTCCCATCCCCGCCTAGGACAAGAAGGAGATCGATCTCGCAGCCCATCGACTGGAGGGAGGCAAAGGAGCTCTCGCGCCCGAGGATCTTGGCGGCGTCCGGGCTCAAAAAGGCCTCCACTCCCCGCTCGCTCAGCAGCCCCAAGAGATCGCGCAAAGCCTTTTCGGCTTCCGGCTTGTGGGAATTCGCGTCGATGCCTATGCGTTTCGCAGCCATGCCAGAAATTCGCGGTTTCCGTCCGTTCCTTTGATAGGCGATTCTATCACGCGAGACCAGCGTTTTCCTTGTTCCTCCTCCACGAAACGGCGGATTTTGGCAACCGCTTTGTGGTGCAAGTTGGCATCACGCACCACCCCCCCTTTTCCGATTTCCTCCCGCCGCAGCTCAAACTGTGGCTTCACCAAAGCGATGACCTCCCCTTCCGGCTCCAAGACGCCAAAGGCCGCCGGGAGAATCTTAGTCAGCGAGATGAAAGAAACGTCCACCACGATCAAACTCACCCGTTCCCCCAGGTGGGACTCGTCCAGCTGGCGGGCATTGAATCGTTCCTGCTCGTGGACACGGGGATCGTTTCGCAGTTTCCACACCAGCTGGTTCGTCCCGACGTCAATGGCATGCACCCGCTCCGCCCCGTGTTGCAGCAAGCAATCGGTGAAGCCCCCGGTGGAAGCTCCGATGTCGAGACAAACCCGTCCCGTTGGATCAATCCCAAATCCCCGGAGCGCGCCTTCCAGCTTGAAGCCGCCTCGACCGACATACTTGGGCCGCTCTCGCAGCTCGATCTCCACTTCCGGGGCGAAGGTCCGGCTGGGCTTGTCGCAAACGTGCCCGGCCACCTTGACCGCTCCGGCCAGGATCAGGCGCTTGGCCTTTTCCCTCGACTCCGCTTCCCCCTGCTCCACCAGAAGCTGATCGAGGCGAATCCGCTGTGCCATCTTTAGGCGCTCGTTTCGGCCGAATTGAGAGCGTCAATCAGCTGACGAAGCCGCCCGTAGTCGCTGCCCTTCGCCAGCCCCACCAAGCGCGGCAACTCGGCAATCTCCGGCTCGTTTTTCTCCGCCCGCAGGGCCCGAGTCTGTTGCCAAGTGCCCTGGTCTAGGAGATCGGCAAAACCCTCATTGATGGCCGCCAGGGCCGCCGGGCTGAGCGCGGATCGCATTCGGAAAACCAGCCGATGCC
The genomic region above belongs to Verrucomicrobiota bacterium and contains:
- a CDS encoding TlyA family RNA methyltransferase, yielding MAQRIRLDQLLVEQGEAESREKAKRLILAGAVKVAGHVCDKPSRTFAPEVEIELRERPKYVGRGGFKLEGALRGFGIDPTGRVCLDIGASTGGFTDCLLQHGAERVHAIDVGTNQLVWKLRNDPRVHEQERFNARQLDESHLGERVSLIVVDVSFISLTKILPAAFGVLEPEGEVIALVKPQFELRREEIGKGGVVRDANLHHKAVAKIRRFVEEEQGKRWSRVIESPIKGTDGNREFLAWLRNA
- the thiC gene encoding phosphomethylpyrimidine synthase ThiC, which codes for MISSDHSESTPENSKRRSDYTGNFIEEIDNREELEAIEKDPTNFPNSTRIYAQGELHRSVEVPMREIRLSDTEHPNGLVEKNAPIRVYDCSGPWGDPDFAGDVTQGLPGLRRQWILERQDVEEYQGRSIKPEDNGYISEAHAERYNESKRAKNKLKEYPGLKRRPLRANSERPVTQKWYAEQGLITPEMEFVAIRENMGRKQEFETICDQYPDPAAAPAEVRARMEQICSTPEGYNMPRPSQINPHAQVPRNVMQHQHPGQGWGAQVPPVISPEFVRDEVARGRAIIPANINHPENEPMIIGRNFLVKINANIGNSAVASTIDDEVEKLRWATKWGADTVMDLSTGKNIHATREWILRNSPVPIGTVPIYQALEKVNGRIEDLTWELFRDTLIEQAEQGVDYFTIHAGVLLRFVPHTAKRMTGIVSRGGSILAKWCIHHKKENFLYTHWDEICDICAAYDVSFSIGDGLRPGSIADANDYAQLAELEVQGELTKRAWAKGCQVMNEGPGHVPLHLIQENMQKQIEWCHEAPFYTLGPLTTDIAPGYDHITSGIGAANIGWYGCAMLCYVTPKEHLGLPNRDDVREGVITYKVAAHAADLAKGHPAAQERDNAISKARFEFRWRDQFALGLDPARAIDYHDETLPAEGAKTAHFCSMCGPTFCSMKITGDVRKYAEENGYLDGSQNERKKKKEPSVVS
- a CDS encoding NAD(+)/NADH kinase — translated: MAAKRIGIDANSHKPEAEKALRDLLGLLSERGVEAFLSPDAAKILGRESSFASLQSMGCEIDLLLVLGGDGTILEAVRSIGQPVCPCPILGLNVGHLGFLTYATTQDLEGVIDEILEGHYQVTDRMALNVEVFVGEQQKRSYHVLNEVTIKSDNIARMVRLKTSVDDSLMSVYNADGLIVATPTGSTAYSMSATGPVVHPGAHSLVLSPICPHTLTNRSVVVAAESRVTVEPMMANPAYPIQAVVTIDGQISEVVPKGGRIEISRSKHSVPLVFPTDYSFFETLRIKLAWHGGHV